A genomic segment from Mustela lutreola isolate mMusLut2 chromosome 15, mMusLut2.pri, whole genome shotgun sequence encodes:
- the LOC131815664 gene encoding protein CD300H-like isoform X3 encodes MTPGDGRPWLPAALLLLQVPGCWSLHGPPSVTGTVGGSQSVQCQYEEKFRETPKYWCKSPCVRRTLKTEGADIEGRKDRVSIRDHPVNLTFTVTLENLTEDDAGTYWCGIDTSGKPGYFFDRTFQVVLSVTPASTATPSSVRSPSTPGLHRTLPVPTWDTATRQESSTSSQRPGPSLESHPIEDQTTEGEKRSLLISIYFPLLPGLAWRCPWS; translated from the exons ATGACCCCAGGGGACGGGAGGCCGTGGCTGCCTGCAGCGCTGCTCCTTCTGCAGGTCCCAG GTTGTTGGTCTCTGCATGGCCCCCCCTCTGTGACGGGCACTGTGGGGGGATCCCAGAGCGTGCAATGTCAGTACGAGGAGAAATTCAGAGAGACTCCCAAATACTGGTGCAAGAGCCCATGTGTGAGGAGGACGCTAAAGACCGAAGGGGCAGACATTGAAGGGAGGAAGGATCGTGTGTCCATCAGGGACCATCCTGTAAACCTCACCTTCACAGTGACCTTGGAGAACCTCACAGAGGATGATGCCGGGACATACTGGTGCGGGATCGATACATCAGGGAAACCAGGATATTTTTTTGACCGCACCTTCCAAGTTGTGTTGTCTGTGACCCCAG ccaGCACTGCAACCCCCAGCTCTGTGAGGTCCCCCAGCACTCCAGGTCTTCACAGGACACTGCCAGTCCCCACATGGGACACTGCGACCCGGCAAGAGTCCTCCACTTCCAGCCAACGTCCTGG GCCCTCACTGGAGAGTCATCCTATTGAAGACCAgaccacagagggagagaagag GTCCCTACTGATCAGCATCtactttcctctccttcctggtctTGCTTGGAGGTGCCCCTGGTCCTGA
- the LOC131815667 gene encoding CMRF35-like molecule 6, whose product MTLGDGRSWLPAALLLLQVPGFVSQILNSPISLVGTVGQSVSVVCPYEKIYENNTKYWCKSPCLWKIVETAVPDVEAWNGRVSIRDVSATLSFRVTMRNLREEDAGTYRCGIDTSEFPGYLFDLTYPVVVTVTPGLHTVLLDPTLNTEASDDYYASSLYSGSLLSCIYFWLLVFLEVSLVLSMLTAVL is encoded by the exons ATGACCCTAGGGGATGGGAGGTCTTGGCTGCCTGCAGCGCTGCTCCTTCTGCAGGTCCCAG GCTTTGTTTCCCAGATTCTGAATAGTCCCATCTCCCTGGTGGGCACCGTGGGGCAATCCGTGAGTGTGGTATGTCCATATGAGAAGATCTACGAAAACAATACCAAATACTGGTGTAAAAGCCCATGTTTGTGGAAGATTGTGGAGACCGCAGTCCCAGATGTAGAAGCATGGAATGGCCGTGTGTCTATCAGAGATGTTTCTGCAACCCTCTCCTTCAGAGTGACCATGAGGAACCTCAGAGAGGAGGATGCTGGGACATACCGGTGTGGGATTGATACATCAGAGTTTCCAGGATATTTGTTCGACCTCACCTACCCAGTTGTGGTGACTGTGACCCCAG GTCTTCACACGGTCCTGCTAGACCCCACATTGAATACCGAAGCCTCCGACGACTACTATGCCTCCAGCCTATATTCTGG gtccctgctcagctgcaTCTACTTCTGGCTCCTGGTCTTCCTGGAGGTGTCCCTGGTCCTGAGCATGCTCACTGCTGTCCTCTGA
- the LOC131815664 gene encoding CMRF-35-like molecule 4 isoform X7 yields the protein MTPGDGRPWLPAALLLLQVPGCWSLHGPPSVTGTVGGSQSVQCQYEEKFRETPKYWCKSPCVRRTLKTEGADIEGRKDRVSIRDHPVNLTFTVTLENLTEDDAGTYWCGIDTSGKPGYFFDRTFQVVLSVTPGPHWRVILLKTRPQRERRGPCWAASTSCSSFC from the exons ATGACCCCAGGGGACGGGAGGCCGTGGCTGCCTGCAGCGCTGCTCCTTCTGCAGGTCCCAG GTTGTTGGTCTCTGCATGGCCCCCCCTCTGTGACGGGCACTGTGGGGGGATCCCAGAGCGTGCAATGTCAGTACGAGGAGAAATTCAGAGAGACTCCCAAATACTGGTGCAAGAGCCCATGTGTGAGGAGGACGCTAAAGACCGAAGGGGCAGACATTGAAGGGAGGAAGGATCGTGTGTCCATCAGGGACCATCCTGTAAACCTCACCTTCACAGTGACCTTGGAGAACCTCACAGAGGATGATGCCGGGACATACTGGTGCGGGATCGATACATCAGGGAAACCAGGATATTTTTTTGACCGCACCTTCCAAGTTGTGTTGTCTGTGACCCCAG GCCCTCACTGGAGAGTCATCCTATTGAAGACCAgaccacagagggagagaagag